A genomic window from Candidatus Omnitrophota bacterium includes:
- the dsrB gene encoding dissimilatory-type sulfite reductase subunit beta, whose amino-acid sequence MSQTERITDIGPPKYDQFLPPVIKKNYGKWRYHEILKPGVMVHVAESGDKIYTVRCGSPRLLSIYTIRDFCDLADKYCDGHLRFTSRNNVEFLLTDESKIDSLIADAKALGFPVGGIGNTISNIVHTQGWVHCHSAATDASGIVKNVMDAMCKHFEALKLPGKLRIALACCLNMCGAVHCSDIAILGVHRRPPKINNERLPQICEIPSVVASCPTAAIRPAVIDGKKSVEVDEDRCMFCANCFTVCPAMTLNDPLNDGVSIWVGGKVSNARHEPMFSKLAVPFLPNNPPNWPEVVEAVSKIVDVWAANARKFERMGEWIERIGWPRFFELTGFEFRKEHIDDFKYAGLSYKRSAHLRF is encoded by the coding sequence ATGTCCCAAACGGAACGAATTACCGACATCGGCCCGCCCAAATACGATCAATTTCTTCCCCCCGTTATTAAGAAGAATTATGGGAAGTGGCGTTATCATGAAATTTTGAAGCCTGGCGTCATGGTTCATGTGGCGGAGTCCGGCGATAAAATCTATACCGTGCGCTGCGGCTCTCCGCGCTTGCTCAGCATTTATACGATCCGGGATTTCTGCGATCTCGCGGATAAATATTGCGACGGCCATCTGCGCTTCACCAGCCGCAACAACGTGGAGTTTTTGCTGACGGACGAATCGAAAATCGATTCGTTGATCGCGGATGCGAAAGCATTAGGCTTCCCTGTCGGCGGCATTGGCAACACGATTTCCAATATCGTGCATACTCAAGGCTGGGTGCATTGCCATTCCGCCGCCACGGATGCGTCCGGCATCGTCAAGAACGTTATGGACGCCATGTGCAAACATTTCGAAGCGTTGAAACTCCCTGGCAAGCTGCGCATCGCCTTGGCCTGCTGCCTCAATATGTGCGGCGCCGTCCATTGCTCGGACATCGCCATTCTCGGCGTTCACCGCCGCCCGCCGAAAATCAATAACGAGCGGCTGCCGCAGATTTGCGAAATTCCCAGCGTTGTCGCGTCATGTCCCACGGCGGCTATCCGCCCGGCTGTCATCGACGGCAAAAAGTCCGTCGAAGTGGACGAAGACCGGTGCATGTTCTGCGCGAACTGCTTCACGGTCTGCCCCGCCATGACGTTGAACGATCCCCTCAACGACGGCGTCTCCATCTGGGTTGGCGGCAAAGTATCCAATGCTCGCCACGAACCGATGTTCTCCAAACTGGCGGTTCCGTTCCTTCCCAACAATCCGCCCAACTGGCCGGAAGTCGTGGAAGCGGTTTCGAAGATCGTAGATGTCTGGGCGGCCAACGCCCGCAAATTCGAGCGCATGGGCGAGTGGATCGAACGAATCGGTTGGCCCCGGTTCTTCGAATTGACCGGCTTCGAGTTCCGCAAAGAGCATATCGACGACTTCAAGTACGCCGGTCTCTCTTACAAGCGGTCCGCTCACTTGCGCTTCTAG
- a CDS encoding cobyrinate a,c-diamide synthase: MMEKPQDGAMVSLGPRVILCGLRGGSGKTVVTIGMIGALRQRGLRPVPFKKGPDYIDPQWLALAAGRPCRNLDAYLMSREQILGSMAEYGREGDIAVVEGNRGLFDGMDENGTYSAAELAMQSGTPTILAVDCSKTTRTAAAMVLGCKLMEPSLPLRGAILNQIASSRQEAVIRAAVEKETGLPVLGAFPRLRDFAFDERHLGLHPPAEHSTPQETVDRLAECAAQNIDIEAILKIAAYAPPLEAAVRKRELFVSTQNEEIRIGIVRDEAFHFYYPENLEALEERGAQLVEIHSMRDAALPPIEALYIGGGFPETHGAQLADNAALRSDLRRKIDGGLPVLAECGGLIYLSETLIAEGSAYPMTGVFPVTFTVSKRPQGHGYTAARVERENPFFPVGTELRGHEFRYCAVKANRYGMTNAAFRLTRGFGFDGERDGLVYKNCLASFCHHHALGTREWAEGLMRSARAFKRKSAQ, from the coding sequence ATGATGGAAAAGCCTCAGGATGGCGCGATGGTTTCTCTTGGCCCTCGCGTCATCCTCTGCGGTTTGCGCGGCGGGTCGGGAAAGACGGTCGTAACGATCGGAATGATTGGCGCGCTGCGGCAACGGGGACTCAGACCTGTCCCTTTTAAAAAAGGACCGGATTATATCGACCCGCAATGGCTCGCTCTGGCGGCGGGCCGTCCATGCCGCAATCTTGACGCTTATCTCATGAGCCGCGAACAAATTCTGGGTTCGATGGCGGAATATGGCCGAGAGGGCGATATCGCAGTCGTCGAAGGCAACCGCGGCCTGTTCGACGGCATGGACGAGAACGGAACGTATAGCGCCGCCGAATTGGCGATGCAATCCGGAACGCCGACAATCCTCGCTGTGGATTGTTCGAAAACCACGCGCACGGCGGCGGCGATGGTTCTAGGCTGCAAACTCATGGAGCCAAGCTTGCCGTTGCGCGGCGCGATTCTGAATCAAATCGCCTCCTCGCGGCAGGAAGCTGTGATCCGGGCGGCGGTGGAAAAAGAAACGGGGCTTCCCGTACTAGGCGCGTTTCCCAGACTGCGCGATTTCGCCTTCGACGAACGCCATTTGGGATTGCACCCGCCCGCCGAGCATTCGACGCCGCAGGAAACAGTGGATCGATTGGCGGAATGCGCAGCGCAGAACATCGATATAGAAGCGATTTTAAAAATCGCCGCCTACGCGCCGCCGTTGGAGGCGGCTGTACGAAAAAGAGAATTATTCGTTTCAACGCAGAATGAAGAAATTCGCATTGGGATCGTAAGAGACGAAGCGTTTCATTTCTACTATCCCGAAAACCTGGAAGCGTTGGAAGAACGGGGTGCGCAACTCGTCGAAATTCACTCCATGCGAGATGCGGCGCTGCCGCCCATCGAGGCGTTGTATATCGGCGGCGGCTTTCCCGAAACGCACGGAGCGCAACTAGCGGATAACGCCGCCCTGCGCTCCGATTTACGGCGGAAGATCGATGGCGGGCTTCCCGTCCTGGCCGAATGCGGCGGATTGATTTACTTGAGCGAAACCCTGATCGCCGAGGGGAGCGCTTATCCCATGACGGGCGTTTTTCCCGTAACTTTCACTGTATCCAAACGTCCGCAAGGGCATGGTTACACTGCGGCGCGAGTAGAAAGGGAGAATCCTTTCTTCCCTGTGGGAACGGAATTGCGCGGACATGAGTTTCGTTACTGCGCCGTTAAAGCAAACCGATACGGCATGACGAACGCCGCCTTTCGCCTGACGCGAGGATTCGGCTTCGACGGCGAGCGGGATGGATTGGTTTATAAAAACTGCCTCGCGTCCTTTTGTCACCATCACGCCCTTGGAACTCGGGAATGGGCGGAAGGATTGATGCGAAGCGCAAGAGCGTTCAAACGAAAAAGTGCGCAATAG
- a CDS encoding TusE/DsrC/DsvC family sulfur relay protein, whose protein sequence is MATVELAGIQFELDEDGFIQESDKWNEEVAKALAPMESINDLTEDHWKIIRFIREYYLEFGVAPMIRKLCKSTNCDLKKIYELFPSGPAKGACKLAGLPKPTGCV, encoded by the coding sequence ATGGCAACAGTAGAACTCGCTGGCATACAATTCGAACTTGACGAAGACGGCTTCATTCAAGAATCGGATAAATGGAACGAAGAAGTGGCGAAAGCTCTCGCTCCGATGGAAAGCATTAACGATTTGACGGAAGATCACTGGAAAATCATTCGCTTCATCCGCGAATACTATCTGGAATTCGGCGTAGCGCCGATGATCCGCAAACTCTGCAAATCCACCAACTGTGATTTGAAGAAAATCTACGAACTCTTCCCCTCTGGGCCTGCGAAAGGGGCATGCAAATTAGCCGGTTTGCCCAAACCGACCGGTTGCGTTTAA
- a CDS encoding RsbRD N-terminal domain-containing protein, whose translation MKLLLLLASKKKRILEKWFERIVNCYPSDANHFLTKERDRFNNPIGFTLREGIGKILDALLQESEPDAPEESLGDIVRLMAVQDFTPSQAVEFLFLLKEILWEEDEEKDRRDEWRELESRIDRMALLAFDGYMKCREAIYEIKANQVKNRTLKLLERSHLVSVWAEENEDCGSCSAPDAHRCNGGHNP comes from the coding sequence ATGAAACTGCTTTTGCTTCTCGCATCCAAGAAAAAGCGAATTTTGGAAAAATGGTTCGAACGGATCGTGAACTGTTACCCTTCCGACGCCAACCATTTTCTTACGAAGGAAAGAGACCGTTTCAACAATCCCATCGGCTTTACTCTTCGCGAAGGAATCGGAAAAATTTTGGATGCGCTGCTTCAAGAAAGCGAGCCGGATGCGCCGGAGGAATCTCTCGGCGATATCGTCCGTCTTATGGCGGTTCAGGATTTCACTCCCTCCCAAGCCGTGGAATTTCTCTTTCTTTTAAAGGAGATTCTTTGGGAAGAAGACGAGGAAAAAGACCGTCGCGATGAATGGCGCGAGTTGGAATCTCGAATCGATCGTATGGCTCTTCTCGCTTTCGACGGTTATATGAAATGCCGTGAAGCCATATATGAAATCAAAGCGAACCAGGTGAAAAATAGGACGTTGAAACTTCTGGAACGATCCCATTTGGTTTCCGTATGGGCGGAAGAAAATGAGGACTGCGGTTCCTGTTCGGCGCCCGATGCGCATCGTTGCAATGGAGGACATAATCCATGA
- the dsrM gene encoding sulfate reduction electron transfer complex DsrMKJOP subunit DsrM: MSSMPAFFTSKRNNAILAIAAVVFILLGIFTPFFRIVFGVIVPYMAILIFLVGVAARVWQWAKSPEPFRIPTSCGQQLSLKWMPSSKLDNPSTTLGVIGRMALEVLCFRSLFRNTKAELKSGPRLVYGTSKYLWLGALAFHWCFLLIILRHLRYFANPVPSFVLFLESLDGFFQIGVPILYISNLIILGALAFLLFRRLLEPKLRYISLPADYFPLLLILGIVLTGMLMRYTAWKPDIVGVKELAMGLVSFRPAIPAGIGCLFYIHLFLVCTLIAYFPFSKLMHMAGIFLSPTRNMANNNRMQRHINPWNYPVKVHTYEEWEHEFRDKMKAAGYKFDKE, from the coding sequence ATGAGTTCCATGCCGGCCTTCTTCACGTCCAAGCGAAACAACGCGATTCTCGCCATTGCGGCCGTCGTTTTTATCCTTTTGGGAATCTTCACTCCTTTTTTCCGCATCGTTTTCGGAGTGATCGTTCCCTATATGGCGATACTGATTTTTCTTGTAGGCGTTGCCGCCCGCGTTTGGCAATGGGCCAAATCGCCGGAGCCTTTCCGCATCCCCACATCCTGCGGCCAGCAATTATCGTTGAAATGGATGCCATCCAGCAAATTGGATAATCCCAGCACTACCCTGGGCGTTATTGGCCGCATGGCGTTGGAAGTCCTCTGCTTCCGCTCCCTCTTCCGCAATACGAAAGCGGAATTGAAAAGCGGCCCGCGGCTGGTTTATGGAACGAGCAAATATTTATGGCTGGGCGCATTGGCGTTTCACTGGTGCTTCCTGCTTATTATCCTTCGCCATTTGCGTTATTTCGCCAATCCGGTTCCTTCGTTCGTTCTCTTCCTGGAATCGTTGGATGGATTTTTTCAAATCGGCGTCCCCATCCTCTATATCAGCAATTTAATCATCCTGGGAGCGCTGGCTTTTCTTTTATTCAGAAGGCTGCTGGAACCTAAACTGCGTTATATCTCGCTTCCCGCCGATTATTTTCCATTGCTGTTGATCTTGGGCATCGTTTTGACGGGAATGTTGATGCGCTATACGGCGTGGAAGCCGGACATCGTCGGCGTCAAGGAATTGGCGATGGGATTGGTTTCATTCCGTCCAGCGATTCCAGCAGGCATCGGTTGTCTCTTTTATATTCATCTATTTTTGGTGTGTACGCTAATCGCCTATTTTCCCTTCAGCAAGTTGATGCACATGGCGGGGATTTTCCTCAGCCCCACGAGAAATATGGCTAACAACAACCGAATGCAGCGCCATATCAATCCGTGGAATTATCCCGTAAAGGTTCATACCTACGAAGAATGGGAACACGAATTCCGCGATAAGATGAAAGCGGCGGGATATAAATTTGATAAGGAATAA
- the dsrK gene encoding sulfate reduction electron transfer complex DsrMKJOP subunit DsrK: MAEHFNKKPEEVVRIDYHPPQKAWMDPTIDFEKKRGNWCYGAAAKNTKYLDLPHPRDWHPTDEDWKLPENWKEIILEGIKERLEKYRSFRLFMDICVRCGACADKCHYFIGSGDPKNMPVLRAELLRSIYRNDFTTAGKILGQYAGGRELTVDVIKEWFYYFFQCTECRRCSVFCPYGIDTAEITMHARELLSLLGIGINWIMEPAANCFRTGNHLGVPPHAFKDNVEFAADDLKDVTGVEVETPIHKKGAEVLVIVPSADYFGNPHYYTFLGYLALFHEIGLDFTFSAYASEGGNFGLFHSREMIKRLNAKIYAEAKRLGVKWILGCECGHMWRVLHQYMDTMNGPADFLEEPVSPITGTRFENAKSTKMVHICEFTADLIQNGKIKLDPRRNDHWKVTFHDSCNPARAMGLIEEPRYILRNACNYFYEMPENTIKEQTFCCGSGSGLGTDENLEMRLRGGLPRANAVKYVRDKHGVNVLSCICAIDKATLPDLLKYWVPDVDVCGVHELVGNALIMKGENERATDLRGTPIKTNGGQGESQP, translated from the coding sequence ATGGCGGAACATTTCAACAAAAAACCCGAAGAAGTCGTCCGAATCGATTACCATCCGCCGCAGAAAGCGTGGATGGATCCGACGATCGATTTCGAGAAGAAGAGAGGCAATTGGTGTTACGGCGCAGCGGCGAAGAACACAAAATACCTCGATCTTCCCCATCCCAGGGACTGGCATCCAACAGATGAAGATTGGAAACTGCCGGAGAATTGGAAAGAAATCATCCTGGAGGGCATCAAGGAGCGTTTGGAAAAATACCGCTCGTTCCGGCTCTTTATGGATATCTGCGTCCGGTGCGGCGCCTGCGCCGACAAATGCCATTATTTTATCGGCTCCGGCGATCCTAAGAATATGCCCGTTCTGCGCGCCGAACTCTTGCGCTCCATCTACCGCAACGATTTTACCACGGCGGGAAAAATCCTGGGGCAATACGCTGGAGGCCGCGAACTGACGGTCGATGTCATTAAGGAGTGGTTTTACTACTTCTTCCAATGCACGGAATGCCGCCGTTGCTCCGTCTTCTGCCCCTATGGCATCGATACCGCCGAGATCACCATGCACGCGCGGGAATTGCTCAGCCTTTTGGGCATCGGCATCAACTGGATCATGGAACCGGCGGCGAACTGCTTCCGCACCGGCAACCATCTCGGCGTTCCGCCCCATGCTTTCAAGGATAACGTCGAATTCGCGGCGGACGATCTTAAGGACGTTACCGGCGTCGAGGTGGAAACGCCGATCCACAAGAAAGGCGCCGAGGTTCTCGTCATCGTCCCCTCAGCCGATTATTTCGGCAATCCCCATTACTACACGTTTTTGGGTTATTTGGCGCTCTTTCACGAAATCGGGCTTGATTTCACTTTCAGCGCCTACGCCTCCGAGGGCGGCAACTTCGGCCTCTTCCATTCCCGCGAAATGATTAAGCGGCTCAACGCCAAAATTTACGCCGAAGCCAAGCGCCTGGGCGTCAAATGGATTCTCGGCTGCGAGTGCGGCCATATGTGGCGCGTGCTTCATCAATATATGGACACCATGAACGGCCCAGCCGACTTTTTGGAGGAACCTGTCTCTCCCATCACAGGAACCCGCTTCGAAAATGCGAAGTCGACCAAGATGGTCCACATTTGCGAATTCACCGCCGACTTGATCCAGAACGGCAAGATCAAACTAGATCCCCGCCGCAACGATCATTGGAAAGTTACGTTCCACGATTCCTGCAATCCGGCGCGGGCGATGGGCTTGATCGAAGAGCCTCGCTATATCCTGCGCAACGCCTGCAATTATTTTTACGAAATGCCGGAAAATACCATCAAAGAACAAACCTTCTGCTGCGGCAGCGGCTCCGGCCTGGGCACGGACGAAAATCTGGAGATGCGTCTGCGCGGCGGCTTGCCCCGCGCCAACGCCGTGAAATACGTGCGCGACAAGCACGGCGTCAACGTGTTGTCCTGCATCTGCGCCATCGACAAGGCCACTCTGCCGGACCTTCTAAAATATTGGGTTCCAGACGTGGATGTTTGCGGCGTTCACGAATTGGTGGGCAACGCCTTGATTATGAAGGGAGAAAACGAACGCGCCACGGACCTTCGCGGAACTCCCATCAAAACCAACGGCGGCCAAGGAGAATCGCAGCCATGA
- the dsrJ gene encoding sulfate reduction electron transfer complex DsrMKJOP subunit DsrJ, with the protein MIYDKEKIVPGIVVFIVLFTFPVWYNLAFGSGEGAPKPELPAQEKQCVESKEYMRTQHMDLLNQWRDAVVRSDMRLYLSSENGAKFEMSLTNTCLKCHPNKTRFCDQCHDYMAVKPYCWDCHIAPTE; encoded by the coding sequence ATGATCTACGACAAGGAAAAAATCGTTCCGGGAATCGTCGTCTTCATTGTTCTCTTCACTTTTCCCGTTTGGTACAACCTGGCGTTCGGCAGCGGCGAGGGCGCTCCCAAACCTGAACTCCCGGCGCAAGAGAAGCAGTGCGTGGAATCGAAAGAATACATGCGGACGCAGCACATGGACCTGTTGAACCAATGGCGCGACGCCGTGGTTCGCAGCGATATGCGCCTCTATCTCTCTTCCGAAAACGGCGCGAAGTTCGAGATGAGCCTTACCAATACTTGCTTGAAATGCCATCCCAACAAGACCCGATTTTGCGACCAATGCCACGACTACATGGCGGTCAAACCGTACTGCTGGGATTGTCATATCGCCCCTACGGAGTAA
- the dsrO gene encoding sulfate reduction electron transfer complex DsrMKJOP subunit DsrO, whose amino-acid sequence MAVDRRNFIKITGLAALGGAAGKEAMDALAQSEAKFSPMDNALHGKRWAMAVDLKKCKKDNGCKDCIHACHSVHNVPDFGNPKDEIKWIWREPYEKAFPDQENEFVPDDLLHASAPLLCNHCDNPPCVRVCPTQATWKRQDGIVMMDWHRCIGCRYCIAACPYGSRSFNWRDPRGADAEGKPYIKEQNPAFPTRMKGVVEKCTFCDERLAKGLKPACVEGCKQAALVFGDLDDPESEVRKLLRENFSIRRKPGLGTQPEVYYIV is encoded by the coding sequence ATGGCTGTCGATCGAAGAAATTTTATCAAAATAACCGGGCTGGCCGCCTTGGGCGGAGCGGCGGGGAAAGAAGCGATGGACGCGCTTGCTCAGAGCGAAGCCAAATTCTCCCCTATGGATAATGCGCTCCACGGCAAGCGATGGGCGATGGCCGTTGACCTAAAGAAATGCAAAAAGGACAACGGCTGCAAAGATTGCATCCACGCTTGCCACAGCGTTCATAACGTTCCCGACTTCGGAAATCCCAAAGACGAAATCAAGTGGATTTGGAGAGAACCTTACGAAAAGGCTTTTCCCGATCAGGAGAACGAATTCGTTCCCGATGATTTGCTCCACGCCTCCGCGCCGCTTCTCTGCAACCATTGCGACAATCCGCCTTGCGTGCGCGTCTGCCCCACCCAGGCTACATGGAAGCGGCAGGACGGCATCGTCATGATGGATTGGCATCGCTGCATCGGGTGCCGCTATTGCATCGCCGCCTGCCCCTACGGCTCCCGCAGTTTCAACTGGCGCGATCCACGCGGCGCGGACGCCGAGGGAAAACCGTATATCAAAGAACAAAATCCCGCCTTCCCGACGCGGATGAAAGGCGTAGTGGAAAAATGCACTTTCTGCGACGAGCGGCTCGCCAAGGGCCTCAAGCCCGCCTGCGTAGAGGGCTGCAAGCAAGCCGCGCTGGTTTTCGGCGATTTGGACGATCCCGAATCGGAAGTGCGCAAACTGCTGCGGGAAAACTTCAGCATCCGCCGCAAGCCCGGCTTGGGCACGCAACCGGAAGTGTACTATATCGTATAG
- the dsrP gene encoding sulfate reduction electron transfer complex DsrMKJOP subunit DsrP, producing MLENALKGSRRYWGWIAFLAAVIGIGFLCYLRQLHYGLGITGMSRDVTWGFYIAQFTFLVGVAASAVMVVLPYYLHNFKAFGKITILGEFLAISSVTMCILFVLADLGQPMRMVNMILYPTPNSILFWDLIVLNGYLFLNVIISRVMLDSERKGLEPPKWIKPIIYLSIPWAVSIHTVTAFIYCGLGARPFWLTAILAPRFLASAFSGGPALLILLCLILRRVTRFDAGKEPIQKLALIITYAMAANLFFVLMEIFTAFYSDMPEHTIHFRYLFFGIDGARNLVPWMWTSEILGIVSLVLLIVPSTRRNESILTAACAGTFISLWIDKGLAMVVAGFVPSPVGNVTEYWPTAPELMISLGVWAIGFLILTVLYKIALTVREEI from the coding sequence ATGTTAGAAAATGCTCTTAAAGGCTCACGACGCTATTGGGGATGGATCGCCTTTCTGGCGGCCGTCATCGGAATCGGATTTCTTTGCTACCTGCGTCAGCTTCACTACGGCTTGGGCATCACCGGCATGAGCCGCGACGTAACTTGGGGATTCTATATCGCCCAGTTTACTTTCCTCGTCGGCGTGGCCGCCTCGGCGGTCATGGTCGTATTGCCGTACTATCTTCACAATTTCAAGGCGTTCGGCAAAATCACGATTCTCGGCGAATTTTTGGCGATCTCTTCCGTCACCATGTGCATCCTCTTCGTCCTCGCTGATTTGGGGCAGCCGATGCGGATGGTCAATATGATTTTATATCCCACGCCGAACTCGATCCTTTTTTGGGACTTGATTGTACTCAACGGTTATCTCTTTCTCAACGTAATCATTTCGCGCGTTATGCTGGATTCGGAGCGCAAAGGCTTAGAGCCTCCGAAATGGATCAAGCCGATCATCTACCTTTCCATTCCTTGGGCCGTCAGCATCCATACCGTAACGGCTTTCATCTACTGCGGCCTGGGCGCCCGCCCCTTCTGGCTGACGGCGATTTTGGCCCCGCGCTTTCTCGCTTCGGCGTTCTCGGGCGGTCCCGCCTTGTTGATTCTCCTCTGCCTGATTCTGCGCCGCGTTACCCGCTTCGACGCTGGTAAGGAGCCAATCCAGAAGTTGGCGCTTATCATAACCTATGCGATGGCGGCCAACCTCTTTTTCGTCTTGATGGAAATCTTCACCGCCTTTTACAGCGATATGCCCGAACATACGATTCACTTCCGCTATCTCTTTTTCGGCATCGACGGCGCCCGCAATCTCGTCCCCTGGATGTGGACATCGGAAATTCTGGGCATCGTCTCTCTCGTCCTGTTGATTGTTCCCTCCACTCGTCGAAACGAAAGCATCCTCACCGCCGCTTGCGCCGGGACTTTCATCTCTTTATGGATCGATAAAGGATTGGCGATGGTCGTGGCGGGATTCGTCCCTTCACCGGTAGGGAACGTAACCGAATATTGGCCCACAGCGCCGGAATTAATGATCTCGTTGGGCGTTTGGGCGATCGGATTCTTGATTCTGACTGTACTCTATAAAATCGCTCTTACAGTCAGGGAAGAAATCTAA
- a CDS encoding IS1634 family transposase, producing MVGHLYPKTIRGTTYYYYQRTWREKINPRDHGKARGSGKSRVRTQSIYLGTAESIFRQLKSGRSPLEIRHREFGFAAAIYQTAVEIGLVSLLRQHIPGERFGLPRWLYFLLPIINRLQHATSKRRMGEWAQTTILPDLLGFDPQRLTSKTFWYAADDVISERELRERRRKEPDAADDLFAGLDDSTFRTIEEELLQNLPSHYDLSQEIFFYDTTNFFTYIEEPVRALLPQTGHNKDCHHHCKQVGLALCVEKEWGIPLFHRLYRGNAHDSQTFAGVVEELLAQLRAGFRQIEKLVLVLDKGNNSPENFAALQGKLHWVGSLVPSHFPDLLQLPLGNYTGEAEAVRYYRCRRAVFGVDCVLVLTYNSQLAKKQEHSLQNGIEKLKRRIMEKWESYKRKPPRVPAGIVRLMEESRYGKYLAATYRKGKLAISETEAAAGQRQRFGKNLLFCSNPEAESAWIITQYRSKDRIEQDFKLLKNPELIRWRPARHWTDTKIRASGFCCVMALLLIQVMLQKVERAGLRMSAAVLKEELTDLREIVMVYEDQSAEMKISRRSSVQRKLWNLFDLGSIEQRLPYT from the coding sequence ATGGTCGGACACCTTTACCCCAAAACCATTCGAGGAACCACCTATTACTACTACCAGCGCACTTGGCGCGAAAAGATCAATCCCCGCGACCACGGCAAGGCGCGCGGCTCGGGAAAGAGCCGCGTGCGCACCCAATCCATCTATCTGGGAACCGCCGAATCGATTTTCCGCCAGTTGAAAAGCGGCCGATCGCCCCTGGAAATCCGTCATCGGGAATTCGGCTTTGCGGCGGCGATCTATCAGACCGCCGTCGAGATCGGACTCGTTTCTCTCCTGCGCCAACACATCCCCGGCGAACGCTTCGGCCTCCCTCGCTGGCTGTATTTCCTTCTCCCCATCATCAACCGGCTGCAGCACGCCACCAGCAAGCGGCGCATGGGCGAGTGGGCGCAAACCACCATCTTGCCCGATCTGCTCGGCTTCGATCCTCAACGTTTGACCAGCAAAACCTTTTGGTACGCGGCGGACGACGTCATCAGCGAGCGCGAGTTGCGGGAGCGGCGCAGGAAGGAACCCGACGCGGCCGACGATCTGTTCGCCGGATTGGACGATTCCACGTTCCGAACGATCGAAGAAGAACTCCTGCAAAACTTGCCTTCGCATTACGATCTGTCGCAAGAGATTTTCTTCTATGACACGACCAACTTTTTCACCTATATCGAGGAACCGGTTCGCGCGCTTTTGCCGCAGACCGGCCATAATAAGGATTGTCATCATCATTGCAAGCAGGTGGGCTTGGCTCTGTGCGTCGAGAAGGAATGGGGAATCCCTTTGTTTCACCGATTGTATCGGGGAAACGCGCATGACAGTCAAACCTTCGCGGGCGTTGTGGAGGAACTCCTCGCGCAGCTGCGGGCGGGGTTTCGTCAGATCGAGAAGTTAGTGCTGGTGTTGGACAAGGGCAACAATTCGCCGGAAAATTTCGCCGCTTTGCAGGGAAAACTGCATTGGGTGGGCAGTCTGGTTCCTTCCCATTTTCCCGATCTTCTGCAACTCCCGTTGGGAAATTATACGGGAGAGGCCGAAGCGGTTCGCTATTACCGTTGCCGACGCGCCGTGTTCGGCGTCGATTGCGTGCTGGTGCTGACCTACAATTCCCAACTGGCGAAAAAACAGGAACACTCTCTGCAGAACGGAATCGAGAAACTTAAACGGCGAATTATGGAAAAGTGGGAATCCTACAAACGCAAACCCCCGCGCGTTCCGGCCGGGATCGTTCGCTTGATGGAGGAGAGCCGCTATGGAAAATATCTCGCCGCGACCTATCGCAAAGGAAAACTCGCGATTTCGGAAACAGAGGCGGCGGCGGGCCAGCGCCAACGGTTTGGTAAAAATTTGTTGTTCTGCAGCAATCCGGAGGCCGAGAGCGCGTGGATCATTACGCAATATCGCAGCAAGGATCGGATTGAACAGGATTTCAAACTGTTGAAAAATCCCGAATTGATTCGCTGGCGTCCGGCTCGTCATTGGACGGATACCAAGATTCGCGCCTCTGGATTTTGTTGCGTCATGGCGCTGCTTTTGATCCAAGTCATGCTACAGAAGGTGGAGCGCGCGGGATTGCGCATGAGCGCCGCCGTCTTGAAGGAAGAATTAACCGATCTGCGGGAAATCGTCATGGTGTATGAGGATCAGTCCGCCGAAATGAAAATATCCCGCCGCAGTTCCGTTCAACGCAAACTGTGGAACCTTTTCGATCTCGGCTCTATAGAACAACGGTTACCCTACACCTAA